In the Desulfonauticus submarinus genome, TTTAGAAAACCCAGCTCAATAGAATTAGAATCTTTTAAGTTTGGTTGGCCTATTTTAAAGAAAATAGGAAATTTAGATATAGGACAGTGTTTGGTTGTAAAAGAAAAGATAGTAATAGCGGTAGAAGGGATAGAAGGTACTAACGCCACTATAAAGAGAGCAGGAGAATTAGGAGGAAAAGGATGTGTGGTTTTAAAAGCATTTAAACCTGGCCAAGATGAGCGAATCGATATGCCAGCGTTAGGGCTTGAAACCATTAAAACTATGATAGAAGCAAAGGCAACAGCTTTATTTTTTGAAGCTAAATATAGTTTGTTTTTTGATTTAGATAAAAGTTTAAAATTGGCAAATGAACATGGTTTAACTATTGTGGGAATAAAAGAGGGTAAAATATGAAGCCTAAAGTGTCTAGGCGTGATTTTTTAACAGGCTTTTTTAAAAGATTTAGATCAGAAGAATCTGGTTTTACAGGTCTTAGTCCTATTTTAGTAAAAGCAGATAGATCCTTAGAACAAGGTGATTATCGGACAGCTATAGAAAATTATGAGATTGTTTTAAAAGATGAAGGTAAAGATGTAGATATTTTAAAAAAGTGTGGCTATGCCTATTTTAGATTACATGAATTTGAACAAGCTAGAGAATATTTTGATAAAGTAATGGACATTAGGCCAAAAGAGCAATTTTGTCTTTTATATAAGGGTCTTAGCTTTGCTTACGAAGGCAATTTAAAGCAGGCAGTAGAGGAATGGAAATCTTATTTCAATATTCAAAAACCTATCATTCAGCGCACTCTGAATGCAATTATTGCCTTATATGAAGCTGGAGAGGAACAGGATTATCAGGAAGTGGTTCAGAATGTAGAAGATGCGATTTTAGAACAGAGAAAAGCTAGTTCTTCTTAGTTTTAAGATTTTTTATTCCATTTACTATAGCTGCTGCTACAGAAGAACCTCCTTTGGGGCCTAAGTTAGTAATATAAGGTATTTTACTCTTTAAAAGCATTTCTTTGCTGGCTGCAGCTCCAACAAATCCAACAGGTACTCCGATTATGAGTGCTGGTTTAATCCTGTGTTCATAAAATAAACGCAATACTTCCTCTAAGGCTGTAGGAGCATTTCCTATAACTATCAATGAATCATTTAATTTATCTCCCCATTCTCTAAAGCTAGCTACAGCTCTAGTTATGCTGTTGTCTAGAGCTTTTTGTTTTATCTTGGGATCATTTATTAAACAAAATACATTTTCTAAAGTTGTAAGACCAGCTTTGACCATTTGCACATCACAAAAAATAGGTGCTTTTTCTTTAATGAGTTTGTTTCCTATTTTTATAGCCTTAGGATGAAATTTTAAAGTGGAAATATAAGAAAAATCACATGTAGCATGAATAACCCTAGTTAAAACACTTCTTTCCTCGTCAGAAAAGGGTGTATTTGTTAAAAATTGAGTGATAAATTCAAAGCTTTGGTTTTCTATTTCTTGTGGAAGTTTTTTTGTATTGTATGACCAGAGCTGAAGACTTATTTTTTCAAAAATCAACTCTTCTAAAAGAGGCTCTTCTCCTAAGATAGAAGTAATTTCAAAAGAAATGTTTGGGAATTTTTGTTTGAACTGGGAAATTAGATTGGGTAAATCATGTTTAATATGTACCCCTGTATTTAAAAAATAAGGATATATTATTATTTTTTGAATTTTTTGACTTTTTAAGTCTTTAATTGCTTGTTCTAAATTTGGTGTGGCTAAGGAAAAAAAAGCTGGTTTAATAGGAAGTGTGGGTAAGCGTTTAGCAATTCGATTTACCATTTGTAGAAAATTTTTTTGCACCTCTAAATTTCTACTCCCATGACTTAATATTATAATTCCTTTGTTCATTTTCCCCTCT is a window encoding:
- a CDS encoding tetratricopeptide repeat protein, with translation MKPKVSRRDFLTGFFKRFRSEESGFTGLSPILVKADRSLEQGDYRTAIENYEIVLKDEGKDVDILKKCGYAYFRLHEFEQAREYFDKVMDIRPKEQFCLLYKGLSFAYEGNLKQAVEEWKSYFNIQKPIIQRTLNAIIALYEAGEEQDYQEVVQNVEDAILEQRKASSS
- a CDS encoding precorrin-8X methylmutase, with the protein product MNKGIIILSHGSRNLEVQKNFLQMVNRIAKRLPTLPIKPAFFSLATPNLEQAIKDLKSQKIQKIIIYPYFLNTGVHIKHDLPNLISQFKQKFPNISFEITSILGEEPLLEELIFEKISLQLWSYNTKKLPQEIENQSFEFITQFLTNTPFSDEERSVLTRVIHATCDFSYISTLKFHPKAIKIGNKLIKEKAPIFCDVQMVKAGLTTLENVFCLINDPKIKQKALDNSITRAVASFREWGDKLNDSLIVIGNAPTALEEVLRLFYEHRIKPALIIGVPVGFVGAAASKEMLLKSKIPYITNLGPKGGSSVAAAIVNGIKNLKTKKN